From the Alteromonas sp. CI.11.F.A3 genome, the window ATTGGGGTATCAAAATGCGCTAACCAAAGCCGGTATCCCATTATCAGACAAGCTGATTATTAATGGCGATTTTTCCTTTGCCAGTGGTATCAATGCGGCCAAAGAATTTGCCAGAATGAAACCCCGCCCTACCGCTATATTTAGTATGAGTGACGAAATGGCGATTGGTCTTATACAAGGGCTTAAAGCACAAGGACTGCAAATACCAGAAGATATTTCAGTCACGGGTTTCGACGATATCGAGTTCGCCAAATATTGCGACCCACCGCTAACAACCATTAGGCAACCTGCCAAAGAGCTAGGCGCTAGTGGGATGAGAACTCTGTGCAACCTAATTGAAGATAATTATGATCAAGAAAGCATATTAACCGCGTATTTTTTGCCAACAGATTTAATCGTGCGAGGCAGTACCGCAGCTTTAAAAGTGAAATAGAACATTTCCGCCCATCGGGTTTGTTAGGTTATTGGTTTGGATAAAGCAGTGGTTAGCCGAGCTCTCAAACAGTTATTGGCACATCAACAGGTGGTTTATGACAAAGTATTTGAAATCGCCCTTGAAAGAGAAAATTATTGTTAAGTGGTATTTCTCATAAAGAATGAAATGTGCTTATTAAGGTATTACTCAAACTCAACAACAATGTGAAACAGGTTACCAACTATATCCCCCAAGTTTGAGTGTTAATTCGGGCAGTAAGCCGCTAATTAATCGAGCATAGAAAGTTTTTCTGCCGATGCCATTAATTGTATATATTCTGCGTTGTGCCATTCAAGAACACCAACTTTGTATGCATCTGTGGTTTGCACCCGAGTCAACCATGCATCAATTTGCGGGTAATCAGCCCACATACTTTTAAGCTGTAATTGTTCTAAACGCTCAATATAAGGTAAAAAAGCAAAGTCGACGAGACTAATATCAGAATTCAATATCCAGTGGTTACTTTCAAGAGCACTGGCTAAATCTTTTAGTAATTTTTTGTAAGCATAAATAGCCAAATTTAGACGGGGAGATTCAGTGCCATTGGTGACCATATCCCGCATCAGAACTTTACGAGCAGGGTCAGGAATATTAGCCAAAAACGACTCTAATGCGTCATCTGTTGTATAACGTTTTAATATTTGTTGACGAAAGGCAAGGCAAAAGCTAATAACCGCAATTTGCTCATGTAACCCTGCATCTAATCGGGTCAACCATACCCTCAATTCCGCTTTTTTAACTGGGCATTCGGGCATTAAAGGCGCTTCTGAAAATACTTCTTCAAGGTAATAACAGATAACATTTGATTCGGTAATTATGTGGCCATCGTCGACCAATACTGGAATGACCGCTTTCGGGTTTATTTTTAAAAATTCCGGGGTGAATTGTTCCCCTGCACGCAAATTCACATGCACACTATGGTAAGTCAATTGTTTGTACGCTAGCACTAGGCGCACTTTCTGAGCACAGACAGACATGTCATTGTGGTAAAGCTCTATCATGTTATTTTCGACTTATTTTAGAAAGTATAATTCAAGATTACCTTATGCCAACTGCAGCTAAAATTGGCTTTATAAGATACTAACTATTGGCATTGCTGATAGGTACTATGAAAATAGACGAATAGTGTTAGTGAACCAAATTCGCTATGCTCGTACTTTAGTAAAGTAAGCATTTTATGGTCCAAGCATTAACCCTCTGGGAGTTTCAGAATGAGTAATATAGTTCTTTATATGTCGCCAGGCAGTTGTGCTCGTGTGAGTGCCATTGTGTTAGAAGAATTAGAACTTGAATTTGAAACTCGTGTTGTGCGTTTTATGAAAGGTGAGCATAAATCTCCTGAATTTAAACTGAAAAATCCTAAAGGAAAAGTCCCTGCGCTTATCTACAAGGGCCAGACGCTTACTGAAAATGTCGCCATTATTACCTATTTGAATCAACTACATGGTCAACTGTTACCTGCAACTAACAATGCCCTAGACTTTGCAAAACAGATTGCCGATCTGTGTTTTTGTTCTGCAACACTGCACCCTTTGGTCACACGTATAAGAATGCCAGGATTTTTTGCAGGCGACGACAATGCAAAGACAGTGCAAGACATTGCCTTTAATGCCATGGATGAGTTTTTTCACCTAATTGATAACCAGTTAGCTGATCGGCAATGGTGGTATCAAGATCAATGGTCAGCTATGGATGCCTATCTTTTTTGGTGTTTTTGGCGTGTTCAAGGGGCTGGTTACCCTGTTGAAAAGTTTGCTCATTACTGCGCTCATGCGCAAAGAATGGAACAACGACCCGCTGTAAAAAGGGCAATTGCCCGTGATGATGAAGCGATTAAGATTTTGGAAAACGAAGGTTTGCTGTTTACACCCAAAAAGATTTTTCGTTAATTCATTTTATTTAAAAGGAAAATGTTATGGCTACTAGGCCCGCACCAAGAAATTTAGTTGTGATCAACAGCCGATATATCACACCTAATATGTTACGTATTACCTTAGGCGGCGAGGAGATGAGTGACTTTCCCGCAGATCAAGACAGCGCTTACGTGAAGTTAATTTTTCCAAGGGCCGATGGCGGTCGTCCTATGATGAGAACCTACACCGTTCGTAGCCAAACAGAGAATTCGATTGATGTTGATTTTGCTTTGCATGAAGCGAAAGGCCCAGCCTCTTCATGGGCAGTAAGTGCTAAAGTCGGCGATAAGATTATTGTTGGCGGGCCTGGTCCTAAAAAACTGCTTAACCAAGATGCAGATTGGGTAATTATCTGTGGTGATATGACAGCCTTACCGGCTATTAGTGTCAATCTTGCAATATTACCAAAAGACACAAAAGGTTATGCAGTTCTAGAAGTAGTTGATGATGCTGATATACAAGATCTCGTGCATCCTGACAATGTGCAATTAATTTGGGTTGTTAATAAACCCAGCGCTAATACGGAAGTTTTGCCTTTACTTGAACGCATCAAATCATTGCCTTCATTTGAAGGTAATTTATCCGTATGGGTTGCCTGTGAATTCAACACCATGAAAGCAATTCGTAAGTATTTGCGCAACACCTTTGAACTGCCTAAAAGTCATTTTTATACCTCAAGTTATTGGAAACTCGGCGTCTCTGAAGATGAGCATAAAATTGCAAAAAGGGAAGACAACGGATCCTAAGTGTAGGATCCAAACCTATCTATTAATACGACTTGCAGAGGCTATTCGTTTGACTCAAAAAAGTGAACCTCGATGCACTAAATTTTTCGATAAATTAGTCAAACTTAAATAAGTTGGCTACTGTTTTGAATTAACGACTGCATGTTGCTGGCTCTGAAATCTTCTAATTTTTTTACTAGTGCATTGTTTGCTAACGTTAATCATTTGGGTATTTCAATGGGATTAAGCCACCAAAATCCCATAACACTAAAAGCTATAAGTCTATCGTTAGCGTACTTGTTAATGCCCTTGAGCAACAAGGTGTAAATTGGTCATTTTTAGCTTTTTCTTCGCTAGATAAAAACTCATCTCTATGGTCGGGAACGCCATCTGTTACAGCGGTTAAACAAGCGCCACATATTCCCATTTCACAGGACATATCGATCTCAACACCAGCATCTTCAATGGCTTCTAGCGCTGTTTGATCGGATGCTACATCTATCTCTAAACCAGAACGACTTAAAATGAGTTTAAAAGGTATATCCCCAGTGTGTGACTCTTTAGGTTCAACTTTAAAAATTTCTTTATGTAGGTTTTGCTCATTCCATGAATGTGACTTCGCAATATCAAATATATAATCCATGTAGCCGACTGGCCCACATGTATACAAATGGGTATTTTCGGTAAAGTTTTTCAATGCCTGATTGATTGTCGCCGTATTGTTTTCCTCTTCATCTGAAAAAGAAAAAAACACCTTGGAGGCAAACGAACAAGTGGATAGTTGCTGATAAAAAGCGGTTTCAGATTTCGAACGTGTTCGATAGTGGAGTTCGAAATCTATGCCATGACTATCAAGTTCTATTGCCATTGACATAATAGGGGTAATTCCAATACCACCAGCAAAAAGTAACACTTTCTTACTTTGAACGTTGAGCGGGAACAGGTTCCGTGGTTCAGAAATAATCAGTTTATCTCCTACCGCAAGCTCATTATGCATTCTAATTGAGCCGCCCCGCGAGTTAGCATCCTTTAACACTGCAATTTTATAAAAAGCTTCAGCTTGTGGATGATTAATCAGAGAATAATGACGCAGCAGATTTTCCCCAAGGTGCACATCAATATGACTACCTGTTTCAAAAACGGGTAATTTCCCACCATCTTCACGCACCAACTCAAAGCTAGAAATATTAGGGGTCTCTTGCGTTTTCTTCTGAATAACAACTTCAAACATAATTTTCCTCGGTCTACATATTTTGCCTAAAGCAAACTAGATAAATACAACCTAATTGGTTTTTGTGCGGTTTAGCTCAGTTTTGATGACATTATCTAATGCCAATGCTCCTTGGCCTGAGAAGATGAAGTAAAAATACTCAAAACAGAACATGATTGTTTGCTCTCCCTCATTGACTACAGGGGACAAATCTTTTGTTGTATGAAACATAAAGTCGGTAACGGCCAGATAGCAAAAACGGTACGGGTACGCCATCCCAACAATATACGTAGCCCGCCAACGAATACTTACACGCCTGCAAATCCGGCTAAACTAAACCGTGCCAATGGACCTTGATGATGGATGGCCCCCTGCACGGTAATGAGACAGTTTCTGCGAGACGTGCTGATATCTATGCGTCTTCTAAAGGGATATTTTCCTCGGCTAACATAGCTTCAATTCTTCTACGAACTTGGACCGCTGGTTTATCTGCCCCCACTAAGAGTTCTCGTTGTTGAGTTACGGCGTAATCTAGTCTTTTTTCTACCGCATTGATGGCAATTTGATCCTGGCCTCTAATTTTTTGATCAGCGACAAGTTGGAATTGATCTAAATCTTTATCCCCTAATCTGAAATTGCGTGTGGAAAAACCAAAGTAGTGAGTGGTCTTGTCTGTTTCTGGGGTTGCGCCGTGGAGAATCATCAGTGTACCCAACTCCTTTGGAACCTCACTTTTACCAGGGACAGCTGTAACAATAGGTAAACTTGTTGACATAAATTCTGGACCAAAGAAGTCACTTTTTATCATGAAATCACAGAGCCCTTCGAATTCTGCTTCTGGACCAAATACCATCTTGAAATAATCGTTCCAAGGTGCTTTGCCATTTCGCGTTATGCGATAACTTCTTTCTCGCTCTTCTGTGTTAATAGGTATATCGGCCATCGCATCTTTACCTGATATGTGGTGATGCACATAAGGAAGGTGGGTAAGATCCATTAAGTTATCGACTAATAATTGCGAGCGACCTTCTAGGTGAAAGTAATTTTCGGAATGAAATTCCCACCCAGGCTGGTCTAATCCAAAATCTTCATATGGAGGAATTAAATCAATATCACATTTATCTTCATCACCCATCCAAATCCAACAGATTGGACCTTTCTCGACAATTTTGTATACCGGCTGACAAATTCTACCTGTGACTTTGGGCTGTGAAGGAATTTGAATACAATCGCCATTATCAGCAAATTTAAAGCCGTGATAGCCACATACAATGGCGTCACCTTCAAGTCGCCCTTGAACTAAAGGCAAATAGCGGTGTGGACATAAGCCATACATAGCAACAGGGGTGCCATCTTCCTTACGATACATCACAACAGGTTTGTTCAACATGGTACGTTCCATTGGCTCCCGAGTTATCTCTGTTGAAAACGCCGCCATATACCAACGATTAGTCACGATTGAACTTTTATATTTAAATGGATACATAATTTAATATTCCTCTATTCAATACTTTTAGTAAGCTTTGTTTACCCTGTTGTTTAGTAACGTCAAGACTTCGTACATCTTGTCTTCTATGACTTGTTCTGAAAACTATCAGTATAAAAAAAACTAAATACGCGTTCTAAGCGCAGCGCTTAAAACCTTACTATTTTTAATGCCTTTACGATTCTGATGTAATATATCAGCGCCTATTAAGACTCACCAATCCTTATCAACGCTAGTTGGTATCGGTAAATTCGATGGTATTATAAGCAATAAAAAATAACGCCCCAAAAAACCAAAAAACATTTTGAATTCATAATCTTAATTTCATTTTTAATATTTGAATCCACTGGTTGATTGACGGCAAAGCTCCTTTAAAATAGATTGGTATCATCTTTTGGTAGCGATAAAAATGATGGTGATGTGTGAATGCGCTTTAAAGGACTGGATTTAAATTTGTTAGTTGCGTTAGATGCACTTATTACTGAGCGCAACATTACCCGAGCAGGTGAGCGTATTAATATGAGCCAATCAGGAATGAGCTCAGCGGTATCTCGGTTACGCCAATATTTTGATGACGATCTATTTGTTCTTGTAGGTAGAGAACTTGTACCCACTTCTTTAGCTGAGACACTGGAAAAGCCAGTACGCCGCATCCTTATAGAAATGGAAAACACCATCATCAATCGTCAAAAATTTGACCCTAAAAGTGCGGATCGTAGTTTTAATATTAGCGCATCTGAATTAACTACCATGGTGTTAATGCCAAAGGTCATTAGTCGATTAGCTGAAGAAGCACCCAATATTCGCTTAGAGTTATCAACAATAGGTAACATTGAGCTGCTTGATAAAGGTGATATTGATTTAATGATAATCCCTCGTCAGTTTACCTTAGAAGGTCACCCCTACGACGAAATTTATCAGGAGGACTACAAGTGTATTTGCTGGCAAGAGAACATATCTATTGGTGACAAAATCACCTTTGAGGATTATCAATCGGCTGGTCATGTTGCAGTGAGCTATGGGAAAAATCACTCTCCAGCTTTTGATGGTTGGTTTATGAGTAATTATGGTATCAAACGCAAGGTCGAAATTACCACATCAAACTTGCTCGCACCGCCACTACTTGTCATAGGAACGCAGCGAATTGCCACTGTTCATAGCCGGCTAGCACAGTTTGTGAGCCAATCACTTCCCATCAAAATTATGGACCCTCCAATTGAAATTCCGGCGTTAATGCAAACCATGCAATATCATCGAAGTCGTGAAAATGATGCAGGGTTAAACTGGTTAAGACAATTGATTATTGATATAGCAAAAACAATTTAATGTTGTATCTCTTCGAACACATTTTTAGTACGTAAAAAAACCCCGATAATCGGGGTTTTTTACAAACAGGCTTATAGTCCAATTTTAATGCTAAGAATTCGCGGCTAACATTTATTGCGACTCTCTTGCGCCGGTCCTAATAGAAGTTTGCTCTTAAACGAAGCCCAAAGGTACGAGGTGGATTATGAATAGCGTACGTTAGCCCTCGGTTGTTGACATTTGAGTTAGCCACAAATAACTCATCGGTCACATTGCGAACAAACACAGATATAGCCCAGTTAATATCGCCTGAGGTAGACATAAGCGTGGCATCTAGGTCTAGCGTTGTATAAGACTTTGCTTCTGTCGCATCGACAAATAAGAAATTAGTTTCTTGCTCAGAACGATGAGAAACCTGTGCAGTCAAAGACAAATAATGTTCGTCAAACTCAATATTATGGTTTATTGCCATGCCAGCACCGAAATCAGGAGAATATAATAAGCTTTCTCCAGAACAATCATAGCTTTCGATTGCACCTGTTACACCTGTTGATGCACATCCAAACCGACCTTGTCCAGGGTCCGATACCAGCGTCAGCGAGTCGTAGGTCGAATCTAGGAATTGAGCATTGCCGCTTATCGTGGTGTCAACGCCGACTCTCCAAATCATATCTACATCTAAACCTTGAATGGTTGAGTCACCATTAGCAATCGGAAACGACGATGCGCTATCTAATGTAGTGAAATAAGTAACTTGCTGCCCATCATACTTCCAGTGAAATGCTTCTAAGTTAAGTTGAAGGGTGTTGTCTAAAAACCGATTTTTCGAACCTATTGTAAATGCATCAATATACTCTGGATCATAGGTAGGCGATACAGCAGATAAATCGACGCCACCTGCGCGATAACCCGTTTCGAAAGTTGCGTACAATAAATTGTCTTCGGCCACGTCATACTCTAGGCCAATTCGGTATGTTGTTTCGCTGTAGTCTAAGTCTGCCTCTATGAATCCCTCCCCCACATTTACCATTGTGCCTATTTGAGGAGTGATACCTCCTGGGATTGTTAAGTTATATGATGGAGGAGGCCCCATGCCGGGTATTGTCGCAACTGAGTCTGGTGCAATTAATCCTTCATTCACAAAGTACGCTATGAACTCATCCCGATCAGAAATGATAGGGTGAGCTGGCATAGCACCAGAGGCACACCCGTTACCAAAGCTTGCTGGCGGTGTTAGGAAGTTGCCGCTAGACGGCGCACCACCACAGAAGGTAACAAACGTATCGCTAATACCCTCAACGTACTTTTTATCTTCCGTGTATCGCAAACCTAGATTTATACGAAACGTTTCCGATATGTCATATGTTCCCTGACCAAATATAGCCCATGAGTCGCCACCATTTTCATAGTTTTGGATTGGCGAAGCATAGTTCTGCGCGAACACACCACTGGTTTGAATTTCTTCGTCAAAATAGAATGCGCCTAAAATACCATTAAAGGGACCTTCGAAATCAGTTGTAAAGCGGGTCTCTATACTCGTTTGCTCGTTTTCTTCACTCGTTTTAGCGGGTGCAAAGCCAGGACCAATAAATGTGTACTCTTGGTCTGATTTTCTGTACGCGGGGATCACACTTAATGTACCTAATTCAGTCGTGTAATTTAATTCAACCATTAAGCCT encodes:
- a CDS encoding LysR family transcriptional regulator; this encodes MRFKGLDLNLLVALDALITERNITRAGERINMSQSGMSSAVSRLRQYFDDDLFVLVGRELVPTSLAETLEKPVRRILIEMENTIINRQKFDPKSADRSFNISASELTTMVLMPKVISRLAEEAPNIRLELSTIGNIELLDKGDIDLMIIPRQFTLEGHPYDEIYQEDYKCICWQENISIGDKITFEDYQSAGHVAVSYGKNHSPAFDGWFMSNYGIKRKVEITTSNLLAPPLLVIGTQRIATVHSRLAQFVSQSLPIKIMDPPIEIPALMQTMQYHRSRENDAGLNWLRQLIIDIAKTI
- a CDS encoding TonB-dependent receptor; protein product: MKLKKLSLYFPLLAFSALSLQAAAQETANQEVEADKSAAIETIMVTAQRKSESLQDAAVPMLAVNQDSLTRQGLDSGQDLGRLSPSLGISPGGGPLTSIFVRGVGALTVNPLTDAAVAQNVDGVYLGRSSGAAGQALFDLERVEILKGPQGTLYGRNATGGVVNYIPVKPQLRETSGYAQVEVGNYSRLGFQGAYNAPIGDDAALRLSINSLQRDGYSDDGTNDADTFAVRAQVYYEPTDDFNIRFAADYSENSGIGQGGDLIGTFSNDSGSLTDFTPSGIALYSGPTSDEANDIRTGVLHTPSFAPYKPLNIDDLGQDLSFSGLMVELNYTTELGTLSVIPAYRKSDQEYTFIGPGFAPAKTSEENEQTSIETRFTTDFEGPFNGILGAFYFDEEIQTSGVFAQNYASPIQNYENGGDSWAIFGQGTYDISETFRINLGLRYTEDKKYVEGISDTFVTFCGGAPSSGNFLTPPASFGNGCASGAMPAHPIISDRDEFIAYFVNEGLIAPDSVATIPGMGPPPSYNLTIPGGITPQIGTMVNVGEGFIEADLDYSETTYRIGLEYDVAEDNLLYATFETGYRAGGVDLSAVSPTYDPEYIDAFTIGSKNRFLDNTLQLNLEAFHWKYDGQQVTYFTTLDSASSFPIANGDSTIQGLDVDMIWRVGVDTTISGNAQFLDSTYDSLTLVSDPGQGRFGCASTGVTGAIESYDCSGESLLYSPDFGAGMAINHNIEFDEHYLSLTAQVSHRSEQETNFLFVDATEAKSYTTLDLDATLMSTSGDINWAISVFVRNVTDELFVANSNVNNRGLTYAIHNPPRTFGLRLRANFY
- a CDS encoding glutathione S-transferase family protein, whose translation is MIELYHNDMSVCAQKVRLVLAYKQLTYHSVHVNLRAGEQFTPEFLKINPKAVIPVLVDDGHIITESNVICYYLEEVFSEAPLMPECPVKKAELRVWLTRLDAGLHEQIAVISFCLAFRQQILKRYTTDDALESFLANIPDPARKVLMRDMVTNGTESPRLNLAIYAYKKLLKDLASALESNHWILNSDISLVDFAFLPYIERLEQLQLKSMWADYPQIDAWLTRVQTTDAYKVGVLEWHNAEYIQLMASAEKLSMLD
- a CDS encoding PDR/VanB family oxidoreductase; this encodes MFEVVIQKKTQETPNISSFELVREDGGKLPVFETGSHIDVHLGENLLRHYSLINHPQAEAFYKIAVLKDANSRGGSIRMHNELAVGDKLIISEPRNLFPLNVQSKKVLLFAGGIGITPIMSMAIELDSHGIDFELHYRTRSKSETAFYQQLSTCSFASKVFFSFSDEEENNTATINQALKNFTENTHLYTCGPVGYMDYIFDIAKSHSWNEQNLHKEIFKVEPKESHTGDIPFKLILSRSGLEIDVASDQTALEAIEDAGVEIDMSCEMGICGACLTAVTDGVPDHRDEFLSSEEKAKNDQFTPCCSRALTSTLTIDL
- a CDS encoding glutathione S-transferase family protein, with protein sequence MLEELELEFETRVVRFMKGEHKSPEFKLKNPKGKVPALIYKGQTLTENVAIITYLNQLHGQLLPATNNALDFAKQIADLCFCSATLHPLVTRIRMPGFFAGDDNAKTVQDIAFNAMDEFFHLIDNQLADRQWWYQDQWSAMDAYLFWCFWRVQGAGYPVEKFAHYCAHAQRMEQRPAVKRAIARDDEAIKILENEGLLFTPKKIFR
- a CDS encoding aromatic ring-hydroxylating dioxygenase subunit alpha, whose product is MTNRWYMAAFSTEITREPMERTMLNKPVVMYRKEDGTPVAMYGLCPHRYLPLVQGRLEGDAIVCGYHGFKFADNGDCIQIPSQPKVTGRICQPVYKIVEKGPICWIWMGDEDKCDIDLIPPYEDFGLDQPGWEFHSENYFHLEGRSQLLVDNLMDLTHLPYVHHHISGKDAMADIPINTEERERSYRITRNGKAPWNDYFKMVFGPEAEFEGLCDFMIKSDFFGPEFMSTSLPIVTAVPGKSEVPKELGTLMILHGATPETDKTTHYFGFSTRNFRLGDKDLDQFQLVADQKIRGQDQIAINAVEKRLDYAVTQQRELLVGADKPAVQVRRRIEAMLAEENIPLEDA
- a CDS encoding siderophore-interacting protein, whose amino-acid sequence is MATRPAPRNLVVINSRYITPNMLRITLGGEEMSDFPADQDSAYVKLIFPRADGGRPMMRTYTVRSQTENSIDVDFALHEAKGPASSWAVSAKVGDKIIVGGPGPKKLLNQDADWVIICGDMTALPAISVNLAILPKDTKGYAVLEVVDDADIQDLVHPDNVQLIWVVNKPSANTEVLPLLERIKSLPSFEGNLSVWVACEFNTMKAIRKYLRNTFELPKSHFYTSSYWKLGVSEDEHKIAKREDNGS